From the Streptomyces sp. NBC_01216 genome, the window TCCAGCGGGACGGCCTGGCCGGAGCCGGTGCCGAACGGCGAGTAGTCGATGTCGTCGTAGCCGACGGCCGAGTACATCGCGGCCTTGGCCTCCTCGGTCGGCTCGACCCGGATGTTGCGGTAGCGGGACAGGCCCGTACCGGCCGGGATGAGCTTACCGATGATGACGTTCTCCTTGAGGCCGATCAGGGAGTCCGACTTGGCGTTGATCGCCGCGTCGGTCAGAACCCGGGTCGTCTCCTGGAAGGACGCCGCCGACAGCCACGACTCGGTGGCGAGCGATGCCTTGGTGATACCCATCAGCTGCGGACGGCCGGAGGCGGGGTGACCGCCCTCGGTGACCACACGACGGTTCTCGGTCTCGAACTTCGAGCGCTCGACGAGCTCGCCCGGCAGCAGCTCCGCGTCGCCGGACTCGATGATCGTCACACGGCGGAGCATCTGCCGGATGATGATCTCGATGTGCTTGTCGTGGATCGACACGCCCTGCGAGTTGTAGACCTTCTGGACCTCGCCGACCAGGTGGACCTGGACCGCGCGCTGACCGAGGATCCGCAGCACGTCGTGCGGGTTGGTGGCACCCACGGTGAGCTTCTGGCCCACCTCGACGTGGTCGCCCTCGCCCACCAGCAGACGGGCACGCTTCGAGATCGGGAACGCCGTCTCGTCGCTGCCGTCGTCCGGGGTGACGACGATCTTCTTGGTCTTCTCGGTCTCCTCGATGCGGACGCGGCCGGCCGCCTCCGAGATCGGGGCGACACCCTTGGGCTGGCGGGCCTCGAAGAGCTCGACGACACGCGGCAGACCCTGGGTGATGTCGTCACCGGCCACACCACCGGTGTGGAAGGTACGCATCGTCAGCTGGGTGCCGGGCTCACCGATGGACTGGGCGGCGATGATGCCGACCGCCTCACCGATGTCGACCAGCTTGCCGGTGGCCAGCGAACGGCCGTAGCAGAAGGCACAGGTGCCGACCGCGGACTCACAGGTCAGGACCGAGCGGGTCTTGACCTCCTCCACGCCCGCGCCGACGAGGGCGTCGATGAGCACGTCACCCAGGTCGACGTTGGCCGGCGCGATGACCTTGCCGTCCACGACGACGTCCTCGGCGAGCATCCGCGCGTACACGGAGGTCTCGACGTCGTCCGTCTTGCGCAGCGCACCGTCGGCATCACGCTCGGCGATCTTCAGCTTCAGACCGCGCTCGGTGCCGCAGTCCTCCTCGCGGATGATCACGTCCTGCGAGACGTCCACCAGACGACGGGTCAGGTAACCCGAGTCGGCGGTACGCAGGGCGGTGTCGGCGAGACCCTTACGGGCACCGTGGGTGGAGATGAAGTACTCGAGGACGGACAGACCCTCGCGGAAGGACGCCTTGATCGGACGCGGAATCGTCTCGTTCTTGGCGTTCGACACCAGACCACGCATACCCGCGATCTGACGCATCTGCATCATGTTTCCTCGGGCACCCGAGTCGACCATCATGAAGATGGGGTTCGTCTTCGGGAAGTTCGCGTTCATCGCCTCGGCGACCTCGTTGGTCGCCTTGGTCCAGATCGCGATGAGCTCCTGCGTGCGCTCTTCCTTGGTGATCAGACCGCGCTCGTACTGCTTCTGGACCTTCTCGTCCTGCGCCTCGTAGCCCGCGACGATGGCCTTCTTGGCCTCGGGCACGACGACGTCGGAGATGGCCACGGTGACACCGGAACGGGTCGCCCAGTAGAAACCGGCCGCCTTCAGGTTGTCGAGCGTCGCCGCCACGATGACCTTGGGGTAGCGCTCGGCCAGGTCGTTGACGATCTCGGAGAGCTGCTTCTTGCCCACCGAGTAGTCGACGAACGGGTAGTCCTCGGGCAGCAGCTCGTTGAAGAGCGCGCGACCCAGGGTCGTCCGCAGCCGGAACGAGTCGCCCTGCTGCCACTCCGGCTCGCCCTCCTCGGCGACCGGGGGAACCCAGCCGCGCGGCGGAACGGTGC encodes:
- a CDS encoding DNA-directed RNA polymerase subunit beta'; amino-acid sequence: MLDVNFFDELRIGLATADDIRQWSHGEVKKPETINYRTLKPEKDGLFCEKIFGPTRDWECYCGKYKRVRFKGIICERCGVEVTRAKVRRERMGHIELAAPVTHIWYFKGVPSRLGYLLDLAPKDLEKVIYFAAYMITFVDDERRTRDLPSLEAHVSVERQQIENRRDSDLEARAKKLETDLAELEAEGAKADVRRKVREGAEREMKQLRDRAQREIDRLDEVWSRFKNLKVQDLEGDELLYRELRDRFGTYFDGSMGAAALQKRLESFDLDEEAERLREIIRTGKGQKKTRALKRLKVVSAFLQTANSPKGMVLDCVPVIPPDLRPMVQLDGGRFATSDLNDLYRRVINRNNRLKRLLDLGAPEIIVNNEKRMLQEAVDALFDNGRRGRPVTGPGNRPLKSLSDMLKGKQGRFRQNLLGKRVDYSARSVIVVGPQLKLHQCGLPKAMALELFKPFVMKRLVDLNHAQNIKSAKRMVERGRTVVYDVLEEVIAEHPVLLNRAPTLHRLGIQAFEPQLVEGKAIQIHPLVCTAFNADFDGDQMAVHLPLSAEAQAEARILMLSSNNILKPADGRPVTMPTQDMVLGLFFLTTDEEEREVKGEGRSFGSTAEAIMAFDARELSLQAKVDIRFPIGTVPPRGWVPPVAEEGEPEWQQGDSFRLRTTLGRALFNELLPEDYPFVDYSVGKKQLSEIVNDLAERYPKVIVAATLDNLKAAGFYWATRSGVTVAISDVVVPEAKKAIVAGYEAQDEKVQKQYERGLITKEERTQELIAIWTKATNEVAEAMNANFPKTNPIFMMVDSGARGNMMQMRQIAGMRGLVSNAKNETIPRPIKASFREGLSVLEYFISTHGARKGLADTALRTADSGYLTRRLVDVSQDVIIREEDCGTERGLKLKIAERDADGALRKTDDVETSVYARMLAEDVVVDGKVIAPANVDLGDVLIDALVGAGVEEVKTRSVLTCESAVGTCAFCYGRSLATGKLVDIGEAVGIIAAQSIGEPGTQLTMRTFHTGGVAGDDITQGLPRVVELFEARQPKGVAPISEAAGRVRIEETEKTKKIVVTPDDGSDETAFPISKRARLLVGEGDHVEVGQKLTVGATNPHDVLRILGQRAVQVHLVGEVQKVYNSQGVSIHDKHIEIIIRQMLRRVTIIESGDAELLPGELVERSKFETENRRVVTEGGHPASGRPQLMGITKASLATESWLSAASFQETTRVLTDAAINAKSDSLIGLKENVIIGKLIPAGTGLSRYRNIRVEPTEEAKAAMYSAVGYDDIDYSPFGTGSGQAVPLEDYDYGPYNQ